From Nostoc flagelliforme CCNUN1, a single genomic window includes:
- a CDS encoding fatty acid desaturase family protein has protein sequence MKVSTDQTLIHQKIYAKELRSLIPPEAFIPDPSKLVILFINLTILILGWMIAARLDCWSPSLLWLYLPLSIIMGNSVVALLFSTHDLMHGSVIKNARLIYIISFLGLTMLWMPPTLWKAVHNRVHHNHTNDLGDPDRNYLYEQSSTWGKWIQDLFVPSSEVNPIWFTVGLTSAWGVHTFRNLTSVLFFNRESVDYVPAAFTVSAKDRRAIAGELLMMIIIHLSILAYLGFEPLKLILGYFLPIGIGYGGIIFYIYTNHLLCRMTSVNDPLINSMSLRVYKIFDLLHLNFSHHTEHHIFPGMNSDYYFIVRDLLETHYSEQFNLLDAGEAWNLLLQTPRHYKDENTLTDWSGKKSVPCSTSDNSKS, from the coding sequence ATGAAGGTTAGTACTGATCAAACACTGATTCACCAGAAAATATATGCGAAAGAATTACGTTCTCTCATTCCACCTGAAGCATTTATCCCAGATCCAAGTAAATTAGTTATCTTGTTCATCAATCTGACAATTTTGATACTAGGCTGGATGATAGCGGCTCGGTTAGATTGTTGGTCACCATCTCTTTTATGGCTTTATCTCCCTCTAAGCATCATTATGGGTAATAGCGTGGTTGCCTTACTATTTAGCACCCACGATCTGATGCATGGTAGCGTGATTAAAAACGCCCGGTTAATCTATATCATTAGCTTTCTAGGGCTAACAATGTTGTGGATGCCACCAACATTGTGGAAAGCAGTTCATAACCGAGTACATCATAATCACACTAATGATTTGGGCGATCCGGATCGCAATTACTTATATGAACAGTCTTCAACCTGGGGAAAATGGATTCAGGATTTATTTGTGCCTTCTAGCGAAGTCAATCCTATATGGTTCACAGTAGGATTGACTTCAGCTTGGGGAGTACATACTTTTCGCAATCTGACATCTGTGCTATTTTTCAATCGTGAATCCGTCGATTATGTTCCTGCTGCATTTACAGTTAGTGCCAAAGATCGTCGAGCGATCGCAGGGGAATTATTGATGATGATAATAATTCATCTGAGCATCTTAGCCTATCTAGGATTTGAACCCCTTAAACTCATACTTGGTTACTTTTTACCTATTGGAATTGGCTATGGTGGGATAATTTTTTATATTTATACCAATCATTTGCTTTGTAGGATGACCAGCGTTAATGATCCACTGATTAATAGTATGTCTCTCCGGGTTTATAAAATATTTGACCTGTTGCATTTAAATTTCTCTCACCATACTGAACATCATATTTTTCCAGGAATGAACTCTGACTATTATTTTATAGTTAGGGATTTGTTGGAAACTCACTATTCGGAACAATTTAATTTATTAGATGCAGGGGAGGCTTGGAACTTGCTGTTGCAAACTCCTCGGCATTATAAAGATGAAAATACTCTTACAGATTGGTCAGGTAAAAAGTCTGTTCCCTGTTCTACAAGCGACAATTCAAAGAGTTAA
- a CDS encoding alpha-ketoglutarate-dependent dioxygenase AlkB family protein, which translates to MQQLNLFAELAPVLPVTYYPDFLSQELANELYQHCLKLEWQQNQIRMLGKTMPVPRLECIYGDYGCDYLYSNSVFLKPLTWTDNLANLRDQITALTGYKFRIVIGNQYRTGMDSIGWHADNEKSMGLNPAIASVSLGCVRKFQIKPRNGKPTDFWLEHGSLLVMHPGCQSTHLHQVPKTNKVVSTRINLTFRPHTGGGR; encoded by the coding sequence ATGCAACAACTCAATTTATTTGCTGAATTAGCCCCAGTTTTACCAGTCACTTATTATCCCGATTTCTTAAGCCAAGAACTTGCAAACGAACTCTATCAACACTGTTTGAAACTGGAGTGGCAGCAGAATCAAATCAGAATGTTAGGTAAAACAATGCCCGTCCCCCGCCTCGAATGTATTTACGGAGACTACGGATGTGATTACCTCTACTCCAACAGCGTGTTTTTGAAACCCCTGACTTGGACAGACAATTTGGCTAACTTGCGCGATCAGATCACTGCATTGACTGGTTACAAATTCCGTATCGTCATTGGGAATCAGTACCGGACAGGTATGGATTCAATCGGGTGGCACGCAGACAATGAAAAATCTATGGGACTTAATCCTGCGATCGCTTCTGTAAGTCTCGGCTGTGTTCGCAAATTCCAAATCAAACCGAGAAATGGCAAACCCACTGACTTCTGGCTAGAACACGGGAGCTTGCTTGTAATGCACCCAGGTTGTCAGTCCACTCATCTGCATCAAGTTCCAAAAACTAACAAAGTTGTTAGCACACGTATCAATCTTACATTTCGACCACACACCGGAGGCGGGAGATAA
- a CDS encoding plasmid replication protein, CyRepA1 family translates to MRIIESDSQAKHLTEWLNSGVDEEIFHLNVRWLCGTTPHEYLLYSPKISRRNDGRLRDRDLKKYQHIELGGWWCSGVDPLNNYLLMMWGCFKPDHPRRDRQKIQKFIKYEHPYREETRAFFLLVPNRIWVKVSLRCGIPITEEDLQHPGGFWHWVWRHNVPVTIVEGAKKAGALLTAGYAAIAIPGVNAGYRTPTDEYGTAIGKPNLIPDLKHFATEGRQINICFDQDNKPETVQRVRTAISRMGRLLVNEGCSLRVIDLPLGAEKGVDDFIVAKGQPAFDALYNTAVALELWEIKLFTLLTYPSAIALNQRFLGQLLVPEGEKLIILKAPKGTGKTEWLATEVAKAHDQERRVLIITHRIQLGEALCNRFGVNYVTEVHTSETGTLLGYGVCVDSLHQESQARFNPNDWSNDVIIIDECDQVFWHLLNSGTEVQKRRVSVLKNLKQLVQNVLGSSQGKIYLSSADVSDTDVKYVLSLAGEYRVNPFVIVNNYRHVAGNCYNYSGSNPKNLIAALDKAIAFRGHHLLCCSAQKAKSKWGTQALEERFRRKFPHLRILRIDSESVADPSHAAFGCIAHLNEILTQYDLVIASPSLETGVSIDIRGHFDGVWGIFQGVQPVNSVRQMLARVRETVDRHIWVREWGMSVVGNGSTTIGGLLRSQHVATQANIALLSAADNDDYSYVDQNFQPESLQTWGKRGSVINVEMRRYRESVLAGLVEDGYTVIDAEDIDDDESGAVIESVKAASVELYAAECKAIAQADELSAAELKKLQDKRAKTKTERHQQRKAELSRRYEIDVTPDLVEKDDDGWYPQLRMHYYLTLGREFLTNRDAKRAAAQLEAGENSVWKPDFNRGQLLPAVLLLENLNLLQFLTPDVQLRGTDEKMVEFKALALKHRHVIKNYLNVTISEKLTPVAIAQKLLAKIDLKLDYVGRLGSRDNRECVYQFVPVDDQRDSIFGQWLNRDEALNRELVSVTNNIVLSTPVIDTTSQILEEVVESPQGQAWKGLKLKMQQGMNCAGSFYNQLVSQLGDAIGVADGEPYWNAYLGQWQVWVNFAHGCKSVVCDWLMAV, encoded by the coding sequence ATGCGTATAATCGAATCTGATTCTCAAGCAAAACATTTAACTGAATGGCTCAACAGTGGAGTTGACGAAGAAATCTTCCATCTGAATGTGCGTTGGCTCTGCGGGACAACGCCCCACGAATATCTGCTCTACAGTCCCAAAATCTCCCGCCGCAATGATGGACGACTGCGCGATCGCGATTTAAAGAAATACCAGCACATTGAACTTGGCGGCTGGTGGTGCAGTGGCGTTGACCCGCTCAACAACTATCTCCTCATGATGTGGGGCTGCTTTAAACCCGACCACCCCAGACGTGACCGCCAAAAGATCCAAAAATTTATCAAGTACGAGCATCCTTACAGAGAAGAGACACGCGCTTTTTTCCTCTTAGTACCAAATCGCATCTGGGTGAAAGTGTCCCTACGTTGTGGCATCCCGATCACAGAAGAGGATTTACAACACCCTGGCGGTTTCTGGCACTGGGTTTGGCGGCATAATGTACCAGTCACAATTGTAGAAGGTGCCAAAAAAGCGGGGGCGTTATTGACTGCGGGTTATGCTGCGATCGCTATCCCCGGTGTTAACGCAGGATACCGCACCCCTACTGATGAGTACGGTACTGCCATTGGTAAGCCAAACCTCATCCCCGACTTGAAACATTTTGCAACAGAGGGGAGACAGATTAACATCTGCTTTGACCAGGACAACAAACCTGAGACAGTTCAACGAGTCAGAACCGCTATCAGTCGCATGGGACGGCTGCTGGTAAATGAGGGCTGTTCGCTGCGAGTGATTGATTTACCGTTAGGTGCAGAGAAAGGGGTTGATGATTTTATCGTCGCCAAGGGTCAGCCAGCATTTGATGCACTCTACAATACGGCTGTTGCACTGGAGTTGTGGGAAATCAAGCTGTTTACACTGCTGACTTATCCAAGTGCGATCGCACTCAATCAAAGATTCTTGGGCCAGCTTCTCGTCCCCGAAGGTGAAAAGCTGATTATCCTCAAGGCTCCCAAAGGTACTGGCAAAACCGAATGGCTGGCAACTGAGGTGGCGAAAGCACACGACCAAGAGAGACGGGTATTAATTATCACCCATCGTATTCAATTAGGTGAGGCACTGTGTAATCGATTTGGTGTTAATTATGTTACTGAAGTCCACACCTCGGAAACAGGCACGTTACTAGGATACGGGGTGTGTGTTGATTCACTGCATCAGGAAAGCCAGGCGCGATTCAACCCCAATGACTGGTCAAATGATGTGATTATTATAGATGAATGTGACCAAGTATTCTGGCATTTGCTCAACTCTGGTACTGAAGTGCAAAAGCGGCGGGTATCTGTTCTCAAAAACCTCAAACAACTGGTACAGAATGTTTTGGGCAGCAGTCAGGGAAAGATTTACCTGTCTAGTGCGGATGTGTCAGATACTGATGTGAAGTATGTTTTATCACTCGCTGGAGAATATCGAGTTAATCCGTTCGTAATTGTGAACAATTATCGGCACGTAGCTGGCAACTGTTACAACTATTCTGGCAGTAACCCGAAGAATCTCATCGCTGCACTCGACAAAGCGATAGCCTTCAGGGGGCATCATTTATTATGCTGCTCTGCTCAAAAGGCAAAATCCAAATGGGGAACCCAAGCTTTGGAGGAACGTTTTCGCCGTAAATTCCCACACCTGCGAATCCTGAGAATTGACAGCGAATCTGTTGCTGATCCCTCTCATGCAGCTTTCGGTTGTATCGCTCACCTAAACGAAATTCTCACCCAGTACGATTTGGTTATCGCCTCTCCAAGTTTAGAAACTGGGGTTAGCATCGATATTCGAGGGCATTTTGATGGTGTTTGGGGGATTTTTCAGGGAGTGCAGCCGGTTAACTCTGTGCGCCAGATGTTGGCAAGGGTTAGGGAAACAGTTGACCGCCACATTTGGGTCAGAGAATGGGGGATGTCGGTTGTGGGCAATGGTTCCACAACGATAGGAGGATTGCTCAGAAGTCAACACGTTGCAACACAGGCGAACATTGCGCTGTTGTCGGCGGCGGACAATGACGATTACAGCTATGTTGACCAGAATTTTCAGCCCGAATCTTTGCAGACCTGGGGCAAGCGTGGTTCTGTGATTAACGTTGAGATGCGGCGCTATCGAGAATCGGTGCTTGCGGGTTTGGTCGAAGATGGGTACACCGTTATTGATGCTGAGGATATTGATGATGATGAGAGCGGGGCTGTAATCGAGTCGGTTAAGGCGGCATCTGTTGAATTGTATGCTGCGGAGTGTAAAGCGATCGCGCAAGCTGATGAACTCTCTGCGGCTGAACTCAAGAAACTGCAAGATAAACGTGCCAAAACCAAAACCGAACGACATCAGCAGCGCAAGGCGGAATTATCCCGTCGCTATGAAATTGACGTGACCCCTGATTTGGTTGAGAAGGATGATGACGGGTGGTATCCTCAGTTGCGGATGCACTATTATTTGACGCTGGGGCGAGAGTTTTTGACCAACCGTGATGCGAAACGGGCAGCAGCGCAGTTAGAGGCGGGAGAGAATTCAGTTTGGAAACCAGATTTTAACAGGGGGCAGTTATTGCCTGCTGTGTTATTACTGGAAAATTTGAATCTGTTGCAGTTTCTTACACCAGACGTTCAGTTACGTGGGACTGATGAGAAAATGGTGGAGTTTAAGGCACTGGCACTAAAGCATCGGCACGTTATCAAGAATTACTTGAATGTAACGATTTCTGAAAAACTTACTCCTGTGGCGATTGCTCAGAAATTGCTTGCGAAGATTGATTTAAAACTCGATTACGTCGGTCGGCTTGGTTCACGAGACAATCGGGAGTGCGTTTACCAGTTTGTGCCTGTTGATGATCAGCGTGATTCGATTTTCGGGCAATGGCTCAATCGAGATGAAGCATTAAATCGTGAGTTGGTGTCAGTCACTAATAATATAGTTTTATCGACACCAGTGATTGACACAACCTCCCAAATATTAGAAGAGGTGGTGGAAAGCCCCCAAGGACAAGCCTGGAAAGGGCTGAAACTGAAAATGCAGCAAGGCATGAATTGCGCTGGCTCGTTCTACAACCAGTTAGTTTCCCAGCTTGGTGATGCAATCGGCGTTGCTGATGGTGAGCCTTACTGGAATGCTTATCTGGGGCAGTGGCAAGTTTGGGTTAACTTTGCCCACGGATGCAAGTCTGTGGTGTGCGATTGGTTGATGGCGGTGTAG
- a CDS encoding KilA-N domain-containing protein, which translates to MLIHKWRDSDINQMPEVGQLGKYSIPKGYVNATQMCHANNKSWGHYKERKSTKAYWTALSNDIGFPISSLVIEVDGYGSSQGTWIHPEIAIDLAQWVSVEFRIWANRTLMKVMMSQEPVQQQPMTQVQLLAALAQQLAEQEQHLLQQQQQQTEILHRLKAVEVEQDRVNTPCGHKYSVVGFANLQGLEISVKEAGTKGRKASALCRKQGIEIERIHDPRFGRVGLYPESILVEVFKAEQN; encoded by the coding sequence ATGTTGATACACAAATGGCGTGACTCAGATATTAACCAAATGCCAGAAGTTGGGCAGCTAGGCAAATACAGCATACCCAAAGGCTACGTAAATGCAACTCAGATGTGCCATGCAAATAATAAGTCTTGGGGGCATTACAAAGAACGGAAGTCTACAAAAGCTTACTGGACGGCGCTTTCAAACGACATCGGATTCCCGATATCGTCTCTTGTCATCGAAGTTGATGGCTATGGCAGTTCTCAAGGTACTTGGATTCATCCAGAAATCGCAATTGATTTAGCTCAGTGGGTTTCTGTCGAGTTCCGTATCTGGGCTAACAGAACCTTAATGAAAGTGATGATGAGTCAAGAGCCTGTACAACAGCAGCCAATGACTCAAGTACAGTTACTTGCAGCTTTAGCACAACAACTGGCAGAGCAAGAACAGCATTTACTCCAACAACAGCAGCAACAGACCGAAATTTTGCACCGACTAAAAGCAGTAGAAGTTGAACAAGACAGGGTAAACACCCCATGCGGACATAAATATAGTGTTGTTGGTTTCGCTAATCTTCAAGGTTTAGAAATATCTGTAAAAGAAGCCGGTACTAAAGGTAGAAAGGCAAGCGCATTGTGTCGGAAACAAGGAATAGAAATAGAACGCATTCATGACCCACGTTTTGGAAGAGTTGGTTTATATCCAGAAAGTATTTTGGTTGAGGTTTTTAAAGCCGAACAGAACTAA
- a CDS encoding chemotaxis protein CheB: MTSDQPSKQPVSESTANEAFDVEQQDDIANALFPIVGIAASAGGLEAFTQVLKHLLTDTGMAFVLIQHLDPNHKSLLSEILARTTKMPVTEVQDGVTVEPNSIYIIPPNTKMMLSSGVLQLTPREKVHGKYMPADAFFTSLAADRGHKAIAVVLSGADGDGSLGLKAIKAAGGVTFAQCESTAKFDSMPNTAVATGNVDFVLPPQKIAEELVNLSRNPFISNSLPPVAVEKLPELEDALTTIFVLLRSQTGVDFSHYKPNTLARRIGRRMLLYKLEHLQDYAEYLQKNPSQVKALYEEILIHVTHFFRDPEAFELLKERVFPTIIQNKSALPIRIWVAGCSTGEEVYSIAISLLEFLSNKVTSPPIQIFATDISEIAIEKARTGIYGENQMVEVSPERRRRFFNALEGGGYQISKAVRELCVFARQDLGSDPPYSNLDLISCRNVLIYLDETLQKRILPIFHYSLNPTGFLLLGTSESTGKYSELFTPIDKKYKISAKKLTANRTILSFVTSNYQVAKVDEPKKAFENPSDEFDLERKTDQLILNRYAPVGVVINNKMEVLQLRGEIDLYLKVSPGKPSLNLFKMVRQGLLVELRATIYQAQRQKNLVRKQGLRIESGDLERIINIEVIPFKPSTEEEFYFLVLFESALPTVNNLSTVNAESLEQPDLEREIVRLRQEIANANQEKAATQDYLQAVIQDQEHINQDLKVANEEILSSNEELQSTNEELEIAKEEIQATNEELNTTNEELRSRNLELHQVNNDLTNLLASINIPILILTSDLRVRRFTPMAQRLFNLIPADAGRPLSNIRANLNIPDLETLILEVLDTLNIKELEVQTLEGHWYNLRIRPYRTTENQIDGVVLVLIDIDVLKRTAATLEQARNYAEAIVETVQVPLIVLDSDFRVNKANPSFYETFQVSPSQTTQSLIFELGNGQWNLPGLQQILEDILANDTTIQNLEVKHHFEQIGQKTMLLNAWKIVQQGESQRILLAIEDISDLKQFELERSELLAQEQSARQEAENANQAKNEFLSNLSHELRNPLNTILGWAQLVRTRDLDSSAITRAWSVVERSANVQAQLIDDMLDLSRITSGKLHLNTHLIDLVSVVDAAIESIEFSAKAKGIQIVSQLNSATVVGDFDRLQQVLWNLLTNAIKFTPVSGRVEITLEAVYSHAQIQVSDTGIGITADLLPYIFERFRQGDSSSSKTSHGLGLGLSIVRHLVELHGGTVQAQSPGQGQGTTITIRLPLRSMPPEIIPPTYLEPSVLSDTPDILDGKNSSLTLEGLCILAVDDQADSRDLINWMLSDFGAKVVVVTSAREAIAALTDSPGRYDVLLADIGMPQEDGYSLISQVRELEALAGGQIPAAAISAYVTEQERQRAIDAGFQMHLAKPIELTQLVLMIARLSGRITDNS, from the coding sequence ATGACATCCGATCAACCCTCTAAGCAACCTGTATCTGAATCTACCGCGAATGAAGCATTCGACGTAGAGCAGCAAGACGACATTGCAAATGCTTTATTTCCCATCGTTGGCATTGCCGCCTCTGCGGGTGGATTAGAGGCTTTTACACAGGTACTTAAGCATTTGCTTACCGATACAGGGATGGCATTTGTGCTGATTCAACACTTAGATCCTAACCACAAAAGTCTGTTGAGCGAGATTCTGGCAAGAACAACTAAAATGCCTGTCACTGAAGTGCAAGATGGCGTGACTGTAGAACCTAACTCTATCTACATTATTCCACCTAACACTAAGATGATGTTGTCTAGTGGGGTATTGCAACTCACGCCGCGAGAGAAAGTTCATGGTAAATATATGCCTGCTGATGCGTTCTTTACTTCATTGGCAGCAGATCGAGGGCACAAAGCAATCGCAGTGGTTTTATCTGGGGCGGATGGAGACGGATCACTTGGGCTGAAGGCAATCAAGGCAGCTGGAGGCGTGACTTTTGCTCAGTGTGAATCCACGGCAAAATTCGATAGTATGCCCAATACTGCTGTTGCCACCGGGAATGTCGATTTTGTGCTCCCACCGCAAAAAATTGCCGAGGAACTGGTAAACCTCAGTCGCAATCCTTTCATTTCTAACTCTTTGCCACCAGTCGCGGTTGAGAAGTTGCCAGAACTTGAAGATGCCCTGACGACTATATTCGTATTATTGCGATCGCAAACTGGCGTTGACTTCAGCCACTACAAGCCCAACACCCTCGCTCGCCGAATCGGGCGCCGAATGCTGTTGTATAAACTAGAACACTTGCAGGATTATGCCGAGTATTTGCAAAAGAATCCGAGTCAAGTCAAGGCGCTCTATGAAGAAATTCTGATCCACGTTACCCATTTTTTCCGCGATCCTGAAGCATTTGAACTGTTGAAAGAGCGAGTCTTTCCTACCATCATTCAAAACAAATCAGCATTGCCGATTCGGATTTGGGTAGCTGGGTGTTCAACGGGCGAAGAAGTGTATTCCATCGCTATCTCCTTACTGGAGTTTTTGTCGAATAAAGTAACCTCACCGCCGATCCAAATTTTTGCCACAGACATCAGTGAGATAGCGATTGAGAAAGCGAGAACGGGTATTTATGGAGAGAATCAAATGGTAGAAGTCTCACCAGAGCGCCGCCGCAGATTCTTTAATGCCCTTGAAGGCGGTGGGTATCAAATTAGTAAAGCCGTCCGCGAACTGTGTGTGTTTGCCCGACAAGACTTGGGTAGCGACCCCCCTTATTCCAACTTAGATTTAATTAGCTGCCGGAATGTACTGATTTACTTGGACGAAACGTTGCAAAAACGGATACTGCCCATCTTCCATTACAGTCTCAACCCGACTGGCTTTTTACTGCTAGGAACTTCAGAAAGCACGGGTAAATATTCGGAGTTGTTTACTCCCATTGACAAAAAGTATAAAATTTCTGCCAAGAAGCTAACTGCAAATCGGACAATTCTATCGTTCGTTACCAGCAATTATCAAGTAGCAAAAGTGGACGAACCCAAGAAGGCGTTTGAGAATCCATCAGATGAGTTTGATTTAGAGAGAAAAACTGACCAACTGATCTTGAATCGCTATGCCCCAGTGGGTGTAGTAATCAACAACAAGATGGAAGTGCTGCAACTTCGGGGAGAAATCGATCTCTACCTAAAAGTTTCACCTGGAAAACCGAGTCTCAATTTATTTAAAATGGTGCGCCAAGGCTTGCTCGTAGAGCTACGCGCGACAATTTATCAGGCACAACGGCAAAAAAATCTAGTTAGAAAGCAAGGGTTACGAATTGAATCCGGCGATCTAGAAAGAATCATCAATATTGAGGTGATTCCATTCAAGCCTTCGACCGAGGAAGAATTCTACTTTTTAGTTTTATTTGAATCAGCCCTACCCACGGTTAACAATCTCAGCACGGTAAATGCTGAAAGCCTTGAGCAGCCAGACTTAGAGCGAGAGATTGTTCGCCTAAGACAAGAAATCGCAAACGCCAATCAAGAGAAGGCGGCGACTCAAGACTATCTGCAAGCGGTGATCCAAGACCAAGAACACATCAATCAAGACTTGAAAGTTGCTAATGAAGAAATCCTCTCCAGCAATGAAGAGTTGCAAAGCACCAATGAGGAGCTAGAAATTGCCAAAGAAGAGATTCAGGCAACCAACGAAGAACTCAACACAACTAATGAAGAACTTCGCTCTCGAAATCTGGAATTACACCAAGTTAACAACGATCTGACGAATTTACTTGCCAGTATCAATATTCCCATTTTGATATTGACTTCGGACTTACGGGTTCGACGTTTTACGCCAATGGCGCAACGGCTTTTCAATTTAATTCCCGCCGATGCTGGACGACCTTTGAGCAATATCAGAGCGAATCTGAATATTCCTGATTTAGAAACTCTAATTTTAGAGGTACTTGATACACTCAACATCAAAGAATTAGAAGTCCAAACTTTGGAGGGACATTGGTACAACCTCCGCATCCGTCCTTATCGCACCACAGAAAACCAGATTGATGGTGTAGTGTTGGTGTTAATAGATATTGATGTTCTTAAACGTACTGCTGCAACCTTAGAACAAGCCCGGAATTATGCTGAAGCGATTGTGGAGACGGTACAAGTGCCGTTAATCGTGCTTGATTCTGATTTCCGGGTGAACAAAGCCAATCCCTCGTTTTATGAAACATTTCAGGTTTCACCATCACAGACAACGCAATCTCTGATTTTTGAACTAGGGAATGGTCAGTGGAACCTACCTGGACTACAACAGATCCTAGAAGACATTCTCGCCAACGATACCACTATTCAAAACTTGGAGGTAAAGCATCATTTTGAGCAGATTGGGCAGAAAACTATGCTGCTTAATGCTTGGAAAATTGTTCAGCAGGGAGAGAGCCAAAGGATTTTGCTGGCGATTGAAGATATTAGCGATCTCAAGCAGTTTGAGTTAGAGCGATCCGAGCTTCTTGCACAGGAGCAGTCAGCCCGTCAAGAAGCGGAAAATGCCAACCAAGCCAAAAATGAATTCCTGTCGAACCTCTCCCATGAACTTCGTAACCCGCTCAATACTATACTCGGCTGGGCGCAACTTGTCCGCACCCGCGATTTAGATTCATCAGCAATCACTCGTGCCTGGTCAGTAGTGGAGCGGAGTGCTAATGTGCAGGCTCAGTTAATCGATGATATGCTCGATCTATCACGGATTACGAGTGGAAAGCTTCATTTAAACACTCATCTAATCGATTTAGTTTCAGTAGTGGATGCCGCCATTGAGTCTATCGAATTTTCCGCTAAGGCGAAAGGCATTCAAATTGTTTCACAGTTGAACTCGGCGACAGTTGTCGGAGATTTTGACCGTTTACAGCAAGTTCTGTGGAATTTACTAACTAATGCCATTAAGTTCACTCCAGTCAGTGGACGAGTGGAAATCACCCTCGAAGCTGTATATAGTCACGCCCAAATTCAAGTCAGCGACACAGGAATTGGCATCACAGCAGACTTGCTGCCGTATATTTTTGAGCGCTTCCGTCAAGGAGATTCCAGCAGCAGTAAAACAAGTCACGGACTTGGATTGGGCTTGTCAATCGTCCGTCATCTTGTAGAACTTCACGGTGGAACAGTTCAAGCGCAAAGTCCAGGTCAGGGACAAGGAACCACGATCACCATTAGGCTGCCTCTGCGCTCAATGCCGCCGGAAATTATACCGCCAACTTATTTAGAGCCAAGCGTTTTGTCAGATACTCCAGATATATTAGATGGTAAAAATTCATCTCTTACCCTTGAAGGGTTATGCATCTTGGCTGTAGACGATCAAGCCGATAGCCGCGACTTAATCAACTGGATGTTATCAGACTTCGGGGCTAAAGTAGTGGTTGTGACATCGGCAAGGGAAGCGATCGCGGCTCTAACTGACTCTCCTGGCAGATATGATGTCCTTCTAGCAGATATTGGGATGCCACAGGAGGATGGTTACTCCCTGATTAGTCAGGTTAGAGAGCTTGAGGCTCTTGCTGGGGGACAAATTCCAGCAGCAGCAATCAGTGCTTATGTCACCGAGCAAGAGCGGCAAAGGGCGATTGATGCTGGTTTTCAAATGCATCTAGCTAAACCGATTGAACTGACTCAATTGGTATTGATGATTGCAAGGTTGAGTGGACGAATCACAGATAATTCGTAA
- a CDS encoding Crp/Fnr family transcriptional regulator yields the protein MSADKDFYLPTENRLLTVLSETEYQRLVPNLEQVNLEVKQVLYQANKPITHVYFPHQAIVSLVYTQKDGSMIEAGMVGNDGMVGVSVVWGSNITNTTALVQITGSSLMIKTELLLLEFNRGGELQNLLLRYTHKLFTQVTQTLACNSLHTIEQRFARCLLLIAARMQSETFCVTQEYIAKMLGCRRTGVTQVANRLSRAGMISYKRGTINILNRSGLQDTSCECYSMIKDEYARLLSVPIQPALDKGSREQGAESREQGK from the coding sequence ATGTCAGCGGATAAAGATTTTTATCTTCCAACAGAAAACCGCTTGCTCACGGTTTTATCAGAGACTGAATATCAACGCCTAGTTCCTAATCTTGAACAAGTAAATCTTGAAGTGAAGCAAGTTCTTTACCAGGCGAATAAACCAATAACACATGTCTATTTTCCCCATCAAGCCATAGTTTCTTTAGTCTATACCCAAAAAGATGGCTCGATGATCGAAGCTGGTATGGTAGGCAATGATGGCATGGTAGGCGTTTCTGTGGTTTGGGGTAGTAATATTACAAATACAACTGCCTTAGTGCAGATTACAGGCAGTTCTTTGATGATAAAGACAGAATTGCTTCTTCTTGAGTTCAACCGGGGTGGAGAGCTTCAAAATTTGCTGTTGCGTTACACTCACAAACTATTCACCCAGGTTACACAAACGCTTGCCTGCAACAGCCTCCATACTATAGAACAACGATTTGCCCGTTGCCTACTCTTGATCGCTGCTCGTATGCAATCAGAGACATTTTGCGTAACTCAGGAATATATTGCTAAAATGCTAGGCTGCCGTCGCACTGGGGTTACGCAGGTAGCAAATAGACTTAGCCGAGCCGGAATGATTAGCTACAAGCGTGGCACTATTAATATTTTGAATCGCTCAGGCTTGCAAGATACGTCTTGCGAATGTTATTCCATGATTAAAGACGAATACGCTCGATTGCTTAGTGTACCAATTCAGCCTGCTCTCGACAAAGGGAGCAGGGAGCAGGGAGCAGAGAGCAGGGAGCAGGGAAAATGA